In the genome of Lysobacter sp. 5GHs7-4, the window GCCGAAGATGCCGGCCATGCCCGGCACCACCGCGCCGGCGTAGGTGTTGATCAGGCCGATCTGCTTGAGCATCAGGAACAGCGGCATCATCGTGACCTGGGCCGGGATCACCAGCGCCGCCAGCAGGGCGCGGAACACGCGCTCGCGGCCGGCGAAGCGCAGCTTGGCGAAGGCGTAGCCGGCCATGGTGTTCAGCAGCAGCGCGATCAGCGTGGTCAGCGACGCGATCAGGAAGCTGTTGAGCAGGTAACCGCCCATGCCGATGCGATCGAACAGCTCGTGATAGTTGCCAAGGGTCGGACGCGAGGGTAGCAGCGGCGGCGGAAAACTCGCGGCCTCGCCGGGCTGCATCAACGACACCGACAGCATCCACAGCAGCGGCGCCAGGCTCAGCACCGCCAGGCCCAGCAGCAGTCCGTTGACGATCGCGCGCGCCAGACGCGGGTGCATCACTCCACCCCCTTGCGGCGCGCGAACCACAGCAACCCGCTGGTCACCGCGGTCATCAGCACGAACAGCAGGAACGCGACCGCCGAGGCGTTGCCCAGGTTCCACCACTTGAAGCCTTCCTCGTACATCAGGTACAGCACGCTGACCGTGCTCTGCAGCGGCCCGCCCTGGGTGATCACGTAGGGCTCGGCGAACAATTGGAAATAGCCGGCCAGGGTCAGGATGCCGACCAGCACCAGCACCGGCCCCAGCATCGGCAGGGTCACGTGACGGAACTGCCGCCACGGCGATGCGCCGTCGATGCGCGCGGCTTCGTACAGGTCTTCGGGAATGGCCTGCAGGCCGGCCAGGAAGATGATCATGTTGTAGCCGAAGTTCTTCCACACCGCGAACAGGATGATGGTCGGCATCGCCCAGGTCGGATCGCCCAGCCAGTCGATAGGGTCGATGCCCAGCCCCGACAGCGCCCAATTCACCAGGCCGTAGCGGGTATGGAACAGATAGCGCCAGATCACCGCCACCGCGACCACGGTGGTCACCACCGGCGCGAAATAGGCGGTGCGGAAGAACGGCTTGAGGTAGCCCAGCTTGGAATGCAGCAGCAGCGCGGCGCCCAGCGACACCGCGATCGACAGCGGCACGCCGACCAGCACGAAATAGAAGGTATTGCCCAGCGCGCGCCAGAACAGCGGGTTCTGCAGCAGGTTCCAGTAGTTGTCCAAGCCGACGAAACGCAGGTTGCCGATGTCGGCTAGTGCGTAGATGTCGAAGTCGGTCAGGCTCAGCGCCAGCGCGGCCAGCACCGGCAGGCCGAAGAACACGCCGATCACGGTCAGAGCCGGGCCCGCGAACACCCAGCCGGCGGTCGAGGCCTTCATCGCCCTGCCCCCGCCTGCGCCGCCTGGTGGTCGAGCATCCAGCGGCGTTTTTCGAGGATGCGGTCGGTGCGGCGGTCCAGTTCGGCCGCGGCCTCGTCCACGCTCAGGCGACGATTGGCGAGCTGCTCGCCGACCAGCTTGATCT includes:
- a CDS encoding sugar ABC transporter permease; the encoded protein is MKASTAGWVFAGPALTVIGVFFGLPVLAALALSLTDFDIYALADIGNLRFVGLDNYWNLLQNPLFWRALGNTFYFVLVGVPLSIAVSLGAALLLHSKLGYLKPFFRTAYFAPVVTTVVAVAVIWRYLFHTRYGLVNWALSGLGIDPIDWLGDPTWAMPTIILFAVWKNFGYNMIIFLAGLQAIPEDLYEAARIDGASPWRQFRHVTLPMLGPVLVLVGILTLAGYFQLFAEPYVITQGGPLQSTVSVLYLMYEEGFKWWNLGNASAVAFLLFVLMTAVTSGLLWFARRKGVE
- a CDS encoding carbohydrate ABC transporter permease; the encoded protein is MHPRLARAIVNGLLLGLAVLSLAPLLWMLSVSLMQPGEAASFPPPLLPSRPTLGNYHELFDRIGMGGYLLNSFLIASLTTLIALLLNTMAGYAFAKLRFAGRERVFRALLAALVIPAQVTMMPLFLMLKQIGLINTYAGAVVPGMAGIFGIFLVRQYARSIPDELLEAARIDGAGEFRIFFQIVLPALKPILVTLAIFSFLGAWNDFMWPLIVLSDNGLQTLPVALASLSREHVQDNELMMAGSVVTVLPVLLLFLVLQRYYLQGLLVGSVKG